A part of Bosea sp. (in: a-proteobacteria) genomic DNA contains:
- a CDS encoding 50S ribosomal protein L15, which translates to MKLTDLRDNPGATKERMRVGRGIGSGKGKTAGRGVKGQKARTGVSVKGFEGGQMPLHRRLPKRGFSNAVFARDLNEVNLGRVQQAVDAGRLAVGSTVTIEALVAAGVCSKPRDGVKILGVGDLTANLAFEVFGASKSAVEAIEKAGGSVKILSAASQA; encoded by the coding sequence ATGAAGCTCACAGATCTTCGGGACAATCCCGGCGCCACCAAGGAGCGCATGCGCGTCGGTCGCGGCATCGGTTCGGGCAAGGGCAAGACCGCTGGCCGCGGCGTGAAGGGTCAGAAGGCCCGCACCGGCGTGTCGGTCAAGGGTTTCGAGGGCGGCCAGATGCCTCTGCATCGTCGCCTTCCCAAGCGCGGCTTCTCCAATGCCGTGTTCGCGCGTGACCTCAACGAGGTCAATCTCGGGCGCGTGCAGCAGGCGGTCGACGCAGGCAGGCTCGCGGTTGGCTCCACCGTGACGATCGAGGCGCTGGTGGCGGCGGGCGTTTGCTCGAAGCCGCGCGACGGCGTCAAGATCCTGGGCGTGGGCGATCTTACCGCCAATCTGGCCTTCGAGGTCTTTGGCGCGTCGAAGTCGGCAGTCGAGGCGATCGAGAAGGCCGGCGGCTCGGTGAAAATCCTGTCTGCTGCTTCACAGGCGTGA
- the rpmD gene encoding 50S ribosomal protein L30 — MTGKTIVVEQIGSPIRRVHQQRETLVGLGLNKIRRRSTLEDTPAIRGMIERVKHLVRIVDVK; from the coding sequence ATGACCGGAAAGACCATTGTGGTTGAACAGATCGGCTCGCCGATCCGCCGCGTGCACCAGCAGCGCGAGACGCTTGTGGGCCTCGGCCTGAACAAGATCCGCCGCCGCTCCACCCTCGAGGACACGCCTGCGATCCGCGGGATGATCGAGCGCGTGAAGCACCTCGTGCGCATTGTCGACGTGAAGTGA